A portion of the Stigmatopora argus isolate UIUO_Sarg chromosome 15, RoL_Sarg_1.0, whole genome shotgun sequence genome contains these proteins:
- the ttc8 gene encoding tetratricopeptide repeat protein 8 isoform X2: MEVTMDPLFLAWSYFRRRKLQQCSEICSKILSDSPFDQAAWSLKTRALTEMVYLDEIEVDQEGIAEMILDENAIAQVARPGTSLRLPGTSHGGGPTQAVRPMTQSGRPITGFVRPNTQSGRPGTMEQAIKTPRTASTARPVSSASGRFIRLGTASMLTSQDGPFINLSRLNMSKYSQKPNLSRTLFEYIFHHENDVRNALDLAAQATEQAHFKDWWWKVQLGKCYYRLGLYREAEKQFRSALTHQEMVDTYLYLAKLYQRLDQPITALNLFKQGLDHFPGEVTLLTGIARIYEEMNNMVSATEYYKDVLKQDNTHVEAIACIGSNHFYSDQPEIALRFYRRLLQMGVYNCQLYNNLGLCCFYAQQYDMTLSSFERALTLVANDEEQADVWYNIGQVAVGMCDMTLAYQCFKLALTYNNDHAEAYNNLAVLELRKGRVEQSKAFLQTAATLSPHMYEPHYNLSILCEKIGDLQSSYIAAQKSEDAFPEHVDTQQILVQLRQHFAAL, translated from the exons ATGGAGGTGACGATGGACCCGTTGTTTCTTGCCTGGAGTTACTTCAGGAGGCGGAAACTGCAACAATGTTCGGAAATTTGCTCCAAAATTTTATCAGATAGCCCGTTTGATCAG GCTGCCTGGAGCTTAAAAACTCGGGCACTTACTGAGATGGTCTACCTTGATGAAATTGAAGTTGATCAGGAAGGAATTGCTGAGATGATACTGGATGAAAACGCCATTGCTCAGGTTGCAC GCCCTGGAACATCTTTAAGACTGCCCGGAACAAGTCACGGAGGTGGTCCCACGCAAGCTGTCAG gCCCATGACACAGTCGGGGCGTCCCATCACAGGATTTGTGAGACCCAATACCCAGTCAGGACGCCCTGGCACGATGGAGCAGGCAATTAAGACGCCGCGCACCGCAAGTACGGCCCGGCCCGTCTCCAGTGCCTCGGGTCGATTCATTCGTCTTGGAACA GCTTCCATGTTAACCAGTCAAGATGGACCATTTATAAACCTTTCAAGGCTAAATATGTCAAAGTATTCCCAAAAGCCTAATCTATCTCGG ACACTCTTTGAGTACATCTTCCACCATGAAAATGATGTAAGAAAT GCGCTAGATTTAGCTGCTCAAGCAACTGAACAGGCTCATTTCAAAGACTGGTGGTGGAAAGTCCAGCTCGGGAAATGCTACTACAG ACTTGGTTTGTACCGAGAGGCCGAAAAACAGTTTCGATCAGCTCTCACCCACCAAGAAATGGTGGACACATACCTTTATCTTGCTAAG TTATATCAACGTCTGGATCAACCGATCACAGCCCTCAACCTCTTCAAACAAGGGTTGGACCACTTTCCTGGCGAGGTCACGCTCCTGACAGGAATTGCCCGCATATACGAG GAGATGAACAACATGGTGTCAGCCACGGAGTACTACAAAGACGTCCTGAAGCAAGACAACACGCATGTGGAGGCTATCGCTTGCATAGGCAGCAATCACTTCTACTCAGATCAACCTGAGATTGCGCTGCGCTTCTACAG GCGGCTACTCCAGATGGGGGTGTATAATTGCCAACTGTACAACAACCTGGGCCTGTGCTGCTTCTACGCGCAGCAGTATGACATGACGCTGTCGTCTTTCGAACGAGCGCTCACGCTGGTGGCCAACGACGAAGAGCAGGCCGATGTGTGGTACAACATCGGCCAGGTTGCCGTG GGCATGTGTGACATGACTTTGGCTTACCAGTGTTTTAAACTGGCTTTGACTTATAATAATGACCATGCCGAGGCCTACAACAACCTTGCAGTGTTGGAGCTGCGCAAAGGCCGTGTTGAACAG TCGAAAGCTTTCCTGCAAACAGCTGCCACCCTGTCCCCCCACATGTATGAGCCTCACTACAATCTGTCCATCCTCTGTGAAAAG ATTGGAGACCTCCAGAGCAGCTACATTGCGGCCCAAAAGTCTGAAGACGCATTCCCCGAACACGTGGACACTCAGCAGATCCTAGTGCAACTTCGGCAGCATTTTGCAGCACTGTGA
- the ttc8 gene encoding tetratricopeptide repeat protein 8 isoform X1, producing the protein MEVTMDPLFLAWSYFRRRKLQQCSEICSKILSDSPFDQDSDLSVSEAAWSLKTRALTEMVYLDEIEVDQEGIAEMILDENAIAQVARPGTSLRLPGTSHGGGPTQAVRPMTQSGRPITGFVRPNTQSGRPGTMEQAIKTPRTASTARPVSSASGRFIRLGTASMLTSQDGPFINLSRLNMSKYSQKPNLSRTLFEYIFHHENDVRNALDLAAQATEQAHFKDWWWKVQLGKCYYRLGLYREAEKQFRSALTHQEMVDTYLYLAKLYQRLDQPITALNLFKQGLDHFPGEVTLLTGIARIYEEMNNMVSATEYYKDVLKQDNTHVEAIACIGSNHFYSDQPEIALRFYRRLLQMGVYNCQLYNNLGLCCFYAQQYDMTLSSFERALTLVANDEEQADVWYNIGQVAVGMCDMTLAYQCFKLALTYNNDHAEAYNNLAVLELRKGRVEQSKAFLQTAATLSPHMYEPHYNLSILCEKIGDLQSSYIAAQKSEDAFPEHVDTQQILVQLRQHFAAL; encoded by the exons ATGGAGGTGACGATGGACCCGTTGTTTCTTGCCTGGAGTTACTTCAGGAGGCGGAAACTGCAACAATGTTCGGAAATTTGCTCCAAAATTTTATCAGATAGCCCGTTTGATCAG GACTCAGACTTGTCTGTTTCTGAG GCTGCCTGGAGCTTAAAAACTCGGGCACTTACTGAGATGGTCTACCTTGATGAAATTGAAGTTGATCAGGAAGGAATTGCTGAGATGATACTGGATGAAAACGCCATTGCTCAGGTTGCAC GCCCTGGAACATCTTTAAGACTGCCCGGAACAAGTCACGGAGGTGGTCCCACGCAAGCTGTCAG gCCCATGACACAGTCGGGGCGTCCCATCACAGGATTTGTGAGACCCAATACCCAGTCAGGACGCCCTGGCACGATGGAGCAGGCAATTAAGACGCCGCGCACCGCAAGTACGGCCCGGCCCGTCTCCAGTGCCTCGGGTCGATTCATTCGTCTTGGAACA GCTTCCATGTTAACCAGTCAAGATGGACCATTTATAAACCTTTCAAGGCTAAATATGTCAAAGTATTCCCAAAAGCCTAATCTATCTCGG ACACTCTTTGAGTACATCTTCCACCATGAAAATGATGTAAGAAAT GCGCTAGATTTAGCTGCTCAAGCAACTGAACAGGCTCATTTCAAAGACTGGTGGTGGAAAGTCCAGCTCGGGAAATGCTACTACAG ACTTGGTTTGTACCGAGAGGCCGAAAAACAGTTTCGATCAGCTCTCACCCACCAAGAAATGGTGGACACATACCTTTATCTTGCTAAG TTATATCAACGTCTGGATCAACCGATCACAGCCCTCAACCTCTTCAAACAAGGGTTGGACCACTTTCCTGGCGAGGTCACGCTCCTGACAGGAATTGCCCGCATATACGAG GAGATGAACAACATGGTGTCAGCCACGGAGTACTACAAAGACGTCCTGAAGCAAGACAACACGCATGTGGAGGCTATCGCTTGCATAGGCAGCAATCACTTCTACTCAGATCAACCTGAGATTGCGCTGCGCTTCTACAG GCGGCTACTCCAGATGGGGGTGTATAATTGCCAACTGTACAACAACCTGGGCCTGTGCTGCTTCTACGCGCAGCAGTATGACATGACGCTGTCGTCTTTCGAACGAGCGCTCACGCTGGTGGCCAACGACGAAGAGCAGGCCGATGTGTGGTACAACATCGGCCAGGTTGCCGTG GGCATGTGTGACATGACTTTGGCTTACCAGTGTTTTAAACTGGCTTTGACTTATAATAATGACCATGCCGAGGCCTACAACAACCTTGCAGTGTTGGAGCTGCGCAAAGGCCGTGTTGAACAG TCGAAAGCTTTCCTGCAAACAGCTGCCACCCTGTCCCCCCACATGTATGAGCCTCACTACAATCTGTCCATCCTCTGTGAAAAG ATTGGAGACCTCCAGAGCAGCTACATTGCGGCCCAAAAGTCTGAAGACGCATTCCCCGAACACGTGGACACTCAGCAGATCCTAGTGCAACTTCGGCAGCATTTTGCAGCACTGTGA
- the LOC144090156 gene encoding uncharacterized protein LOC144090156, with translation MEESAYNKLILQDDSSVDEPPDYLNHEKPQVTFSMVRPASIWTSQRVIEITLATLAAVLLAVDIGLGVYYSNLTDESRAVMSISREVAALNAAYEAAATKQAEAQMRLTQENIKQQVIRWKVEYQVKRNGEYKYMADNLHRDITFLKSHVPAIKEGCRHCLPRWTLIDSACFFLSFSETYSHRTWQEAREFCKKHDSDLAVVDSLEKQLKLNQLINLHQDPSRPLDKNGFWIGLRDVDSEAVWKWLDGSKLNEGFWNDGEPNDSGDEDCAATYPRSNPFKGWNDAPCSYNLKWICEMSVL, from the exons ATGGAAGAGAGCGCTTATAACAAACTGATTCTTCAGGATGACTCCAGCGTGGATGAGCCGCCAGACTACTTGAACCATGAGAAACCACAAG TCACCTTTTCGATGGTAAGGCCTGCCTCCATTTGGACCTCTCAAAGGGTGATTGAAATCACTCTGGCTACACTTGCTGCTGTCCTGCTAGCAGTGGATATTGGCTTAGGAGTCTATT ACAGCAACCTGACAGATGAGTCTCGGGCAGTGATGAGCATCAGCCGTGAAGTGGCTGCACTGAACGCTGCTTACGAGGCGGCCGCAACAAAACAAGCAGAGGCCCAAATGCGTTTGACACAAGAGAATATAAAACAGCAAGTGATCAGGTGGAAGGTGGAATACCAGGTTAAAAGAAATGGAGAATACAAATACATGGCAGACAACCTCCACAGGGATATTACCTTCTTAAAATCTCACGTGCCCGCAATAA AGGAGGGCTGCAGACACTGTTTACCTCGATGGACTTTAATTGATTCAGCGTGTTTCTTCCTAAGCTTTTCTGAAACATACTCTCATAGAACGTGGCAGGAAGCCAGGGAGTTTTGCAAAAAACATGACAGCGATTTGGCTGTGGTAGACAGCTTAGAGAAGCAG CTGAAATTAAATCAACTCATAAATCTTCATCAAGACCCATCCAGACCCTTAGACAAGAATGGCTTCTGGATTGGATTGCGAGATGTGGACAGCGAAGCGGTTTGGAAGTGGCTGGACGGATCAAAACTGAATGAAGG CTTCTGGAATGATGGTGAGCCCAATGATTCGGGTGATGAGGACTGTGCAGCCACTTACCCAAGAAGCAACCCTTTTAAGGGCTGGAATGATGCTCCATGCTCTTACAATCTCAAATGGATTTGCGAAATGTCTGTCCTGTAG